Proteins from a genomic interval of Trifolium pratense cultivar HEN17-A07 linkage group LG6, ARS_RC_1.1, whole genome shotgun sequence:
- the LOC123888333 gene encoding disease resistance protein RGA2-like isoform X2, which translates to MAESFVFDITDSLLGKLASYVYEEASRAYGVSKDLQRIKDTLSIVRGLLLDAEHKKNQQHALREWLKQIQNICYDAEDVLDEFELQHKKKQVLEASGSTMVKVSHLFSSSSPLAFRFKMAHQLKKLKNRLNKVAADGTGFGLVRIHDEPRLAVQRRELTHSHVDASSLIGRENEKESIIKLLMESNPRGLGTKSMSVIPIVGIGGLGKTTLAKLVFNDKKIDEVFQLKIWVCVPDDFDIRKIIIKIINSAFSSTSAPPSVAFAHQEDINHFDIEQLQICLRHKLYGQKFILVLDDIWNDDRAKWIELTDLINVGAAESKIIVTTRSNSIASMMGTVSPYVLEGLSLDNCLSLFVKWAFKDGDEEKYSNLVEIGKEIVKKCAGVPLAVRTLGSSLFSKYDLNKWIFVRDHEIWKLEQKKDDILPALKLSYDEMPSYLRQCFAYFSLFPKNDAIIVINITTLWIALGLVESTNESEELEHIAREYIHELHSRSFLQDFTDKGDLSFFKMHDLIHDLALYVAKEKFVIVDSNNRNMSEQARHLSIIENDSLDRVLFSKSKSVRTILFPVKGVGLDNESLLDLWISRYKYLRFLDLTDSSFDTLPNSIGELKHLRGLGLSNNNKLKRLPHSIFKLHNLQFLYLDGCTELETLPRGLGKMTNLRLLSITTKQSVLTLTEFVNLNHLKCLVFQYCKNMKFVFSGEQQLTSIETLCLYSCGSLESLPLHIFPKLQSLVIADCKMLNLSLNNESPVKKLMMKHLFVNDIPGLLTLPGWICAAENLETLTIYDLSNLQTFPECLTTMTHLKRLVIRGCPQLLSLPSGIHHLTALEELYIDGCPELCRKCQPQSGSLYGW; encoded by the exons ATGGCAGAATCATTTGTGTTTGATATCACTGATTCACTCTTAGGGAAACTTGCTTCATATGTTTATGAAGAAGCTTCTCGTGCCTATGGTGTGTCTAAAGATCTACAACGGATCAAAGATACTCTGTCAATTGTCAGAGGTTTGTTGTTGGATGCTGAGCACAAGAAGAACCAACAACATGCCTTGCGTGAATGGCTAAAGCAGATTCAAAACATCTGCTATGATGCAGAAGATGTATTGGATGAATTTGAGTtacaacacaagaaaaaacaaGTTCTGGAAGCTTCTGGCAGCACTATGGTAAAGGTAAGTCACTTGTTTTCTTCCTCTAGTCCACTAGCTTTCCGTTTTAAGATGGCACATCAACTCAAAAAGCtcaaaaatagattaaataagGTAGCAGCTGATGGAACTGGATTTGGACTTGTGAGAATACATGATGAGCCAAGACTTGCTGTGCAAAGAAGAGAATTGACTCATTCCCATGTTGATGCTTCAAGTCTCATAGGGAGGGAGAACGAAAAGGAATCAATTATAAAGCTTTTGATGGAATCCAATCCTCGGGGTCTTGGTACGAAAAGTATGTCTGTTATTCCCATTGTGGGAATCGGAGGATTGGGGAAAACCACACTTGCAAAATTGGTATTCAACGATAAGAAGATAGATGAAGTTTTCCAATTGAAGATATGGGTGTGCGTCCCTGATGATTTTGATATTAGGAAGATAATTATCAAAATTATCAACTCAGCTTTTTCTTCAACTTCAGCTCCACCAAGTGTTGCTTTTGCTCACCAAGAAGACATTAACCACTTTGACATTGAGCAGCTACAAATTTGTCTAAGACATAAACTTTATGGTCAAAAGTTTATCCTCGTACTAGATGATATATGGAATGATGATCGTGCAAAATGGATTGAGTTGACAGATTTGATCAATGTTGGTGCAGCAGAAAGTAAAATCATAGTGACGACACGTAGCAACTCAATTGCTTCAATGATGGGCACTGTTTCCCCATATGTTTTGGAAGGTCTTTCTCTGGATAATTGTTTGTCTTTGTTTGTGAAATGGGCATTTAAGGATGgagatgaagaaaaatattcAAATCTAGTTGAGATCGGAAAAGAAATTGTGAAAAAATGTGCAGGAGTTCCGTTGGCTGTCAGAACATTAGGAAGTTCTTTGTTCTCAAAATATGATTTAAATAAGTGGATATTCGTAAGAGACCATGAGATATGGAAGTTAGAACAGAAGAAAGATGACATTTTACCTGCATTAAAATTAAGTTACGATGAAATGCCATCCTATTTGAGACAATGTTTTGcttatttttccttgtttccCAAAAATGATGCCATTATTGTCATAAATATTACTACTTTGTGGATAGCCCTTGGATTAGTTGAATCCACGAATGAAAGTGAAGAACTAGAGCATATTGCTAGAGAATATATACATGAGTTACATTCAAGATCCTTTCTTCAGGATTTCACGGACAAGGGGGACCTTAGCTTTTTCAAAATGCATGATTTGATACATGATCTTGCATTGTATGTTGCGAAAGAGAAGTTTGTAATTGTAGACTCAAATAATCGGAATATGTCTGAACAAGCAAGACATTTATCGATAATTGAAAATGATTCTCTTGACCGTGTTTTGTTCTCCAAGTCCAAAAGTGTAAGAACTATTTTATTTCCAGTTAAAGGGGTTGGCCTTGACAATGAATCATTGTTGGATCTATGGATATCAAGATATAAATACTTGCGATTTTTAGATTTGACTGATTCTTCATTTGACACTCTGCCTAACTCAATTGGTGAATTGAAACACCTGCGTGGTCTTGGTCTATCTAATAACAATAAACTCAAAAGACTTCCTCATTCTATTTTCAAACTCCATAATTTGCAATTCTTGTACCTCGATGGATGCACAGAGCTCGAAACTTTGCCAAGAGGATTAGGAAAGATGACTAACCTTCGACTGTTGAGTATAACAACCAAACAATCAGTTTTGACATTGACTGAATTTGTAAACTTGAACCATCTTAAGTGTTTGGTATTTCAATATTGTAAAAATATGAAGTTTGTATTCAGTGGGGAACAACAGCTCACTTCCATTGAAACACTGTGTTTGTATTCATGTGGGAGCCTAGAATCCTTACCTCTCCATATTTTTCCGAAATTACAGTCTCTAGTAATTGCAGACTGCAAGATGTTAAACTTGTCGTTGAACAACGAAAGCCCAGtcaaaaaattgatgatgaaACATTTGTTTGTTAACGATATTCCAGGGCTTTTGACATTGCCTGGATGGATATGTGCAGCAGAAAATTTAGAGACCTTGACAATTTATGACCTTTCTAATCTTCAAACTTTTCCCGAGTGTCTGACAACAATGACTCATCTTAAAAGGCTCGTCATTAGGGGTTGTCCTCAACTATTGAGCCTTCCTAGTGGCATACATCATCTCACCGCCCTTGAAGAATTGTACATAGATGGCTGTCCTGAATTGTGCAGAAAATGTCAGCCACAATCTG GGAGCCTATATGGTTGGTAA
- the LOC123888335 gene encoding disease resistance protein RGA2-like, with the protein MTEKFIFDIANSLLGKLGSYAFEEASRAYGLYEDLQRIKDTLSIVRGLLLDAEEKENKHGVQEWLRQIHNICSDAENIFDGFELQHKRKQVVEASGSTVMKVSYLFSSSSPLAFRFRMAQQIKEIRDRLDKVAADGTRFGLATISIDLGLVVHRREMTHSHVDASDVIGRENDREEIIKLLMQPHPQGDGDGDKSLCVIPIVGIGGLGKTTLAKLVFNDKRVDDLFQLKMWVCVSDEFDIKQIIIKIINSAYALPSASTAALAHQENINNLDIEQLQSRLRYKLSGQKFLLVLDDIWNEDRAKWIKLKELIKGGARGSKIIATTRSNSIASMMGTFPSYVLEGLSQDNCLSLFLKWAFKEGEEEKYPNLVETGKEIVRKCRGVPLAVRTLGSSLFLKFDLNKWIFVRDSEIWNLKQNEDDILPVLKLSYDQMPSHLRHCFTYFSIYPKDFGFTSVQITKLWMALGLLQSKDGNQTPENIARDYIDELHSRSFLQDFEDFGHFYYFKVHDLLHDLALYVAKDECVVVDSHTRNISEQVRHFSIVENGSLDSDLFPKTRSVRTILFPIEGVGLESKSMLDTWVLRCKYLRFLDLSDSSFETLPNSITKLKHLRVLNLSNNRKIKRLPHSIHKLQSLEVLSLSGCMEFETLPKELGNLISLRQLYITTKQSVISQNVFANLTNLQTLCFEYCDRLELLFDRVQFTSLETLIVRSCGSIISLPLYILPRLEALLVIDCKSLDLSPPENHTLQNPTGIWKMTFLHLQNETPWLWTLPKWIEGVVETLQTLILINLYELRMLPECLTRMTRLKMLHIADCPLLYYLPSGMQQLTALEALTIDGCPKLCQQCQPHAGEYWPMISHIKCVSIGEPGVEEPQEGRVFSSPDLPSLWKGNDEPRVNHRRGR; encoded by the exons ATGACCGAAAAATTTATCTTTGATATTGCTAATTCACTCCTAGGGAAGCTTGGTTCCTATGCTTTTGAAGAAGCTTCTCGTGCCTATGGTCTGTATGAAGATCTCCAACGGATCAAAGACACTTTGTCAATTGTCAGAGGTCTGCTGTTGGATGCTGAGGAGAAGGAAAATAAGCATGGGGTGCAAGAATGGCTGAGGCAGATTCATAACATATGCTCTGATGCTGAAAATATATTCGATGGATTTGAGTTGCAACACAAGCGAAAACAAGTTGTTGAAGCTTCTGGTAGCACCGTGATGAAGGTAAGCTACTTGTTTTCTTCCTCTAGTCCACTTGCTTTCCGTTTTAGGATGGCACAGCAAATCAAAGAGATTAGGGATAGATTGGATAAGGTGGCAGCTGACGGGACCAGGTTTGGTCTTGCAACAATCAGTATTGATTTAGGACTTGTTGTGCATAGGAGAGAAATGACTCATTCCCATGTTGATGCTTCAGATGTGATAGGAAGGGAGAATGATAGGGAAGAAATTATCAAGCTTTTGATGCAGCCCCATCCTCAGggtgatggtgatggtgatAAAAGTTTGTGTGTTATTCCCATAGTGGGAATTGGAGGATTGGGGAAGACCACACTTGCTAAGTTGGTGTTCAATGATAAGAGGGTGGATGATCTTTTCCAATTGAAGATGTGGGTGTGTGTTTCTGATGAATTTGACATTAagcaaataattattaaaatcatCAACTCTGCTTATGCTTTACCTTCAGCTTCGACGGCGGCTCTTGCTCACCAAGAAAACATTAACAATTTAGATATTGAGCAACTACAAAGTCGTCTTCGATATAAGCTTTCTGGTCAAAAGTTTTTGCTTGTATTGGATGATATATGGAATGAAGATCGTGCAAAATGgattaaattaaaagaattaatAAAGGGTGGTGCACGAGGAAGCAAAATCATAGCAACAACACGTAGTAACTCAATTGCTTCAATGATGGGTACTTTCCCCTCATATGTTTTAGAGGGCCTTTCTCAAGATAATTGTTTATCTCTTTTCCTCAAATGGGCATTTAAAGAaggtgaagaagaaaaatatccAAATCTAGTGGAGACCGGAAAAGAAATTGTGAGAAAATGTCGAGGGGTTCCACTAGCAGTGAGAACATTAGGAAGTTCCTTGTTcttaaaatttgatttaaataagtGGATATTTGTTAGAGACTCTGAAATAtggaatttaaaacaaaatgaagATGACATTTTACCTGTGCTTAAGTTAAGCTATGATCAAATGCCATCTCATTTGAGGCATTGCTTCACATACTTTTCCATTTATCCAAAAGATTTTGGCTTCACTAGTGTTCAAATCACTAAACTCTGGATGGCACTGGGATTACTACAATCAAAAGATGGCAATCAAACACCAGAGAATATTGCAAGAGATTATATTGATGAGTTACATTCAAGGTCATTTCTTCAAGATTTTGAGGACTTCGGCCATTTCTACTATTTCAAAGTACACGATTTGTTGCATGATCTTGCATTGTATGTTGCGAAAGATGAGTGTGTAGTAGTAGACTCACATACTCGGAATATATCTGAGCAAGTAAGGCATTTTTCAATTGTTGAAAATGGTTCACTTGACAGTGATTTATTCCCCAAGACCAGAAGTGTGAGAACTATACTATTTCCCATTGAAGGAGTGGGTCTTGAAAGTAAATCTATGTTGGATACATGGGTATTAAGATGCAAATACTTACGGTTTTTAGATTTAAGTGATTCTTCATTTGAGACTCTGCCTAATTCAATCACTAAATTGAAGCACTTACGTGTTCTCAACCTTTCTAATAACCGTAAAATCAAAAGACTTCCCCATTCTATTCACAAACTCCAAAGTTTGGAAGTTTTGTCACTCAGTGGTTGCATGGAGTTTGAAACATTGCCTAAAGAATTAGGTAACTTGATCAGCCTTCGGCAACTGTATATAACTACGAAACAGTCTGTGATATCACAGAATGTATTTGCAAACTTGACCAATCTTCAAACTTTGTGTTTTGAATATTGTGACCGTTTGGAGTTGTTGTTCGATAGGGTACAATTTACTTCTCTTGAAACATTGATTGTTCGTTCTTGTGGAAGTATTATATCTTTACCTTTATATATTCTCCCAAGATTGGAGGCTCTGTTAGTCATTGATTGTAAGAGTTTAGACCTCAGCCCACCAGAGAATCACACTCTTCAAAATCCAACCGGAATATGGAAAATGacttttcttcatcttcagaATGAAACCCCATGGCTATGGACTTTGCCTAAATGGATTGAAGGAGTTGTTGAGACTTTACAGACCTTGATACTTATAAATTTGTATGAACTTAGGATGCTTCCAGAGTGTTTGACAAGAATGACTCGTCTTAAAATGCTCCATATCGCTGACTGTCCTCTTTTGTATTATCTTCCAAGTGGCATGCAGCAACTCACTGCCCTTGAAGCTTTGACTATAGATGGTTGTCCTAAATTATGTCAACAATGTCAGCCACATGCCGGTGAGTACTGGCCCATGATTTCTCACATTAAATGTGTTTCCATTGGAGAACCAGGAGTGGAGGAACCTCAGGAAGGACGGGTCTTTAGCTCCCCTGATCTACCGTCCCTTTG GAAAGGTAATGATGAGCCTAGAGTCAACCATAGAAGAGGGAGATGA
- the LOC123888333 gene encoding disease resistance protein RGA2-like isoform X1, with amino-acid sequence MAESFVFDITDSLLGKLASYVYEEASRAYGVSKDLQRIKDTLSIVRGLLLDAEHKKNQQHALREWLKQIQNICYDAEDVLDEFELQHKKKQVLEASGSTMVKVSHLFSSSSPLAFRFKMAHQLKKLKNRLNKVAADGTGFGLVRIHDEPRLAVQRRELTHSHVDASSLIGRENEKESIIKLLMESNPRGLGTKSMSVIPIVGIGGLGKTTLAKLVFNDKKIDEVFQLKIWVCVPDDFDIRKIIIKIINSAFSSTSAPPSVAFAHQEDINHFDIEQLQICLRHKLYGQKFILVLDDIWNDDRAKWIELTDLINVGAAESKIIVTTRSNSIASMMGTVSPYVLEGLSLDNCLSLFVKWAFKDGDEEKYSNLVEIGKEIVKKCAGVPLAVRTLGSSLFSKYDLNKWIFVRDHEIWKLEQKKDDILPALKLSYDEMPSYLRQCFAYFSLFPKNDAIIVINITTLWIALGLVESTNESEELEHIAREYIHELHSRSFLQDFTDKGDLSFFKMHDLIHDLALYVAKEKFVIVDSNNRNMSEQARHLSIIENDSLDRVLFSKSKSVRTILFPVKGVGLDNESLLDLWISRYKYLRFLDLTDSSFDTLPNSIGELKHLRGLGLSNNNKLKRLPHSIFKLHNLQFLYLDGCTELETLPRGLGKMTNLRLLSITTKQSVLTLTEFVNLNHLKCLVFQYCKNMKFVFSGEQQLTSIETLCLYSCGSLESLPLHIFPKLQSLVIADCKMLNLSLNNESPVKKLMMKHLFVNDIPGLLTLPGWICAAENLETLTIYDLSNLQTFPECLTTMTHLKRLVIRGCPQLLSLPSGIHHLTALEELYIDGCPELCRKCQPQSGEYWPMIAHIKRVIIEDENYVELLELLISFERLTNSVI; translated from the coding sequence ATGGCAGAATCATTTGTGTTTGATATCACTGATTCACTCTTAGGGAAACTTGCTTCATATGTTTATGAAGAAGCTTCTCGTGCCTATGGTGTGTCTAAAGATCTACAACGGATCAAAGATACTCTGTCAATTGTCAGAGGTTTGTTGTTGGATGCTGAGCACAAGAAGAACCAACAACATGCCTTGCGTGAATGGCTAAAGCAGATTCAAAACATCTGCTATGATGCAGAAGATGTATTGGATGAATTTGAGTtacaacacaagaaaaaacaaGTTCTGGAAGCTTCTGGCAGCACTATGGTAAAGGTAAGTCACTTGTTTTCTTCCTCTAGTCCACTAGCTTTCCGTTTTAAGATGGCACATCAACTCAAAAAGCtcaaaaatagattaaataagGTAGCAGCTGATGGAACTGGATTTGGACTTGTGAGAATACATGATGAGCCAAGACTTGCTGTGCAAAGAAGAGAATTGACTCATTCCCATGTTGATGCTTCAAGTCTCATAGGGAGGGAGAACGAAAAGGAATCAATTATAAAGCTTTTGATGGAATCCAATCCTCGGGGTCTTGGTACGAAAAGTATGTCTGTTATTCCCATTGTGGGAATCGGAGGATTGGGGAAAACCACACTTGCAAAATTGGTATTCAACGATAAGAAGATAGATGAAGTTTTCCAATTGAAGATATGGGTGTGCGTCCCTGATGATTTTGATATTAGGAAGATAATTATCAAAATTATCAACTCAGCTTTTTCTTCAACTTCAGCTCCACCAAGTGTTGCTTTTGCTCACCAAGAAGACATTAACCACTTTGACATTGAGCAGCTACAAATTTGTCTAAGACATAAACTTTATGGTCAAAAGTTTATCCTCGTACTAGATGATATATGGAATGATGATCGTGCAAAATGGATTGAGTTGACAGATTTGATCAATGTTGGTGCAGCAGAAAGTAAAATCATAGTGACGACACGTAGCAACTCAATTGCTTCAATGATGGGCACTGTTTCCCCATATGTTTTGGAAGGTCTTTCTCTGGATAATTGTTTGTCTTTGTTTGTGAAATGGGCATTTAAGGATGgagatgaagaaaaatattcAAATCTAGTTGAGATCGGAAAAGAAATTGTGAAAAAATGTGCAGGAGTTCCGTTGGCTGTCAGAACATTAGGAAGTTCTTTGTTCTCAAAATATGATTTAAATAAGTGGATATTCGTAAGAGACCATGAGATATGGAAGTTAGAACAGAAGAAAGATGACATTTTACCTGCATTAAAATTAAGTTACGATGAAATGCCATCCTATTTGAGACAATGTTTTGcttatttttccttgtttccCAAAAATGATGCCATTATTGTCATAAATATTACTACTTTGTGGATAGCCCTTGGATTAGTTGAATCCACGAATGAAAGTGAAGAACTAGAGCATATTGCTAGAGAATATATACATGAGTTACATTCAAGATCCTTTCTTCAGGATTTCACGGACAAGGGGGACCTTAGCTTTTTCAAAATGCATGATTTGATACATGATCTTGCATTGTATGTTGCGAAAGAGAAGTTTGTAATTGTAGACTCAAATAATCGGAATATGTCTGAACAAGCAAGACATTTATCGATAATTGAAAATGATTCTCTTGACCGTGTTTTGTTCTCCAAGTCCAAAAGTGTAAGAACTATTTTATTTCCAGTTAAAGGGGTTGGCCTTGACAATGAATCATTGTTGGATCTATGGATATCAAGATATAAATACTTGCGATTTTTAGATTTGACTGATTCTTCATTTGACACTCTGCCTAACTCAATTGGTGAATTGAAACACCTGCGTGGTCTTGGTCTATCTAATAACAATAAACTCAAAAGACTTCCTCATTCTATTTTCAAACTCCATAATTTGCAATTCTTGTACCTCGATGGATGCACAGAGCTCGAAACTTTGCCAAGAGGATTAGGAAAGATGACTAACCTTCGACTGTTGAGTATAACAACCAAACAATCAGTTTTGACATTGACTGAATTTGTAAACTTGAACCATCTTAAGTGTTTGGTATTTCAATATTGTAAAAATATGAAGTTTGTATTCAGTGGGGAACAACAGCTCACTTCCATTGAAACACTGTGTTTGTATTCATGTGGGAGCCTAGAATCCTTACCTCTCCATATTTTTCCGAAATTACAGTCTCTAGTAATTGCAGACTGCAAGATGTTAAACTTGTCGTTGAACAACGAAAGCCCAGtcaaaaaattgatgatgaaACATTTGTTTGTTAACGATATTCCAGGGCTTTTGACATTGCCTGGATGGATATGTGCAGCAGAAAATTTAGAGACCTTGACAATTTATGACCTTTCTAATCTTCAAACTTTTCCCGAGTGTCTGACAACAATGACTCATCTTAAAAGGCTCGTCATTAGGGGTTGTCCTCAACTATTGAGCCTTCCTAGTGGCATACATCATCTCACCGCCCTTGAAGAATTGTACATAGATGGCTGTCCTGAATTGTGCAGAAAATGTCAGCCACAATCTGGTGAGTACTGGCCCATGATTGCTCACATCAAAAGAGTGATCATTGAGGACGAGAATTATGTTGAGCTACTGGAACTCTTAATCAGCTTTGAGAGACTTACCAATTCTGTTATTTAG